The DNA region TGGCTGTGCCATGCTGGCCTCCAGGCCCAGCTCCACCATCACTGGGCTGAGCCCTCCACGGCCTGCACCCAGCGGATGGTGCGGGTCCTGCTCTCCTCCCAGGAGAACAGGGGCTCATAGCCAAAATGGCGCCGAGCCTTGTCGGTGCTGACGGTGAAGGTGGTGTTGGCCATAGCCAGCGTGTAGGGGTTGAGCAGGGGCGCATAGAGCAGCAGCGGCCGCAGCAGCCACTGCAGCAGGACATTGAGGGCAGCCAGAAACAGCAGCAGCCAGTAGGGCAACAGTGGGCGGGTGCCCACCAGCCGGAGTCCACAGGGGCCCAGGAACTCCATGTTGAAGTCCTCATAGCTCTTGTAGGGTGAGTTGTCATAGCAGAAGTACACCTGGCCACCCATGAGTGCAGCTCGGTGCTGGAGCTCCCGGGCCACCAGCACGTGCATCCAGGCCACGTTACCTGTGGGTAGCGGGGGAGAGGGGGTGCCGAGGAGAGAACCGGGGGTGGATATGTCCTTGAATGCCCTTGCAACCATGTAGATACTGCTCTATTCTGGGCCAGGGCATGGACAAGCCACCCCGTCCTTGGGCCCACGTAGATGCTGCCCACATAACTACGGCCCTGCTGAAGGCTGCTTCTTCCAGGCCCCTGTAGCAATTTACTCTCCCAGGCCAGCCTATATGGTTGCTACTCCTTCTTCTGTTAGTCCTGGGTAGATGCTCCCCGCTCCTCTCCCGGGAAGACGCTGCTCACAAAACTGCAACCCTTTCCTCAGCCTATGACACGGTATTGATGTCAGCCTTCCCAACTGGCATGGACACTGTTTTGTCTGTGGCCCCTGCAGACGATGCCCACATATCATAGTCTGCTCTGGCCCATGTATAGACCATCCTTTTTTAGCCAGAGTATAGAACACCCCCTTGCCCCAGTACCATGTGGGTCCTGCCCTGTTTTTTTAGCCTCCCCCAACGCCTAGCCCGGGCCTCACCCACGTAGACCCGGCCATGCTCCACAGAGGCTGGAATGGCCCGGAAGAGCCGACCCCCCAGGCGCAGGCCCTGGTGGTAGAAGTCCCTCATGATCTGGTGGCCTTCGCCGTAGATACCGGTGGGACGCAGGGCACATGTCACGAGGGGCAACCCCCCGAGGACCTGGGGGCAAAAGGCAGGCACTGCTAAGACCTAGGGCCCGGTGGTTTGCCCTCTGCCCTGATCTCCTCAAGCTGGAGATGGAAGGAATCCAGGGCAGGATGCAAAGGAGCCCACAgtaagaaatgaacaaacaaaaaaccaggggctgccctggtggtccagtggttaagactctgcccttccaccgcagggggctggggttcgattccctggtgggggaactaagatcccgcatgccgtgcagtgcggccgaaagaggaaaaaaaaaagaggagcccacaggccctggctctgcctctgcctggcAGCCCTTTCCGCCCCCGTCTCCTACATCTCATCTTCTCCAGTCTCACCTTCCTCCCATTGGCTTCCAGGACGAGCTGCTCAGCTAGGGCCTTGCTGCAAGGATAGGGGTGTCTGTGTACTGCTTCGTATGGGGTATTCTCATTGCCCCTAGTCGGGAGAGAGGGAAGATTCTTAATGCTGAGGGGAGATGGGGCCCTTGAAGTATTGGGGGAAGCTCAGCTCACCTGTAAAAGGGCTGGCCTTTGATGTTGGGACCCACAACTTCCATGCTGCTTGTGTAGACCAGGAAGCGTGTTCCAGTCTGCACACACGCCTCAATCACATTCCGCGTGCCTGGGGGAAGGCGGGAGTGTATCCAAGCTGAAGCTTCCTCCCCCTCTGCGTCTTTCCCCTCCCCGTCCCAAAGCTGGATGAGGACACGTGCCTTCTTTCCCCAGGCCCAGGGAGAACCGCCGCAGGCCAGTGAGGGCCGGCCTGCCATGACAGGGGCAGAAGTGTCCACAGGACAGATTGTCACAGGAGAATCACAGAGGTCAAGGTCAAAGAGGGGGGCAGGAAACAAGCAACCAAGATCAGGCCATGTGCCAGGGGGTATTGAGGACATTGTCAGAACAGGTAGGGAGCATCTCACCCTGCACGTTGACCTCATGGATGGTCTCAGGACTGGTTTTCCCAAACACGTCCACCAGCCCAGCTGTGTGGATGACCACGTGGGCTCCGGCCACAGCTGCTGCCACCTCGTGGGCCTGGGTCACGTCCCCCTGGATGGCAGTCACCTGCACGGGCCCTGAGAGTGGGTAGGGGCAGCCAGAGGCAATGTCAGAGCTGAGGCCGTCAGCCAGCTGCTGGGTTCAGCCCACACCCTTGGGTGCCACACTTTCCCAGTGTGACTCATTCATCCTATCCATTCACACTGGAGAACATGACAGGCATCATCTTTTCCACAAGGAAGGGCGTCCacaccctcccccgcccccgcccccacccccaccccgtccccaccAGTCACCTGTCTTCAGCTCCTCCAGCCAGGGACCCAGGTGTAGGTCAAAGATGCGCAGCTCACGGAGCTGGGGTTCCTGCTGCAGCAGCATGCGGACCACATGTTCCCCCAAGAAGCCACAGCCACCGGTGACCAGGTACACCAGCTTCTGGGCTTGTGCAGAGTCTGCCATGCCTGGCTGGGGAAAGAGACACTGGCGCGCCTGGGTTGAGACACTGCCCCAGCACCAGCAGCTCCGTGACTCCTAGGAGGGGCCCCTGGCTGAGTGGCCTGGAGCAGTGACCCAGAGGCCAGAGCTGTTTCTGGAGGCTGTAGCTGTCGGTGCAGTGGCCAGGCTACCTGCCCTCTGACCCTGCCGGCTGCAGTTACTGAGATAAGGGGGAGGGCTTGGCCTGCAGGAAGGGGTCAGGGTTTGAGGTGGAGGGAGAGGTTCTGGGACAGAAAACGAAGGGTGGTtggcagggagctggggaggcaGAGTAGAGGAAGGCGAAGAGAGCTGGGATTGGGGGAAGGGACCCCGGGCCCTGGCATCACCACTGCCTACCTGCAGCCACAGTCCCAGGCCGCCCAAACCGGCCACCGGAGGCCGTCTTCTACAGGCTCCTGGGCCAGCGACACACCGTCCCCTTCCGCTTGCTCCTCCTCCCTCCCGGCCCATTCCAGCAACAGAGACCAGCCCAGCCTCCACCTCTCCGCCCCGACACTCTTGCCACAGGGCACCCTCTGGTGGCCGCTCCGGGCTGCACTGGCATCTGGTTCCAGCAAAACTTGGGCAAGAGGGGTGGGGGAGCCAGAGCCTGCCGGGTGGGTGCCGAGTAGGGTTTTCAGCCACAGAATGGAGCAGGCAGGGTGACCTCACTCCCGGTGCATGATATCAGCCTTTCCCTCTTGCTGGATTTCCCAGGAGGCCAGAAGCCCAGCAGCAGCTGTGGttctgggaagggaagggaggcctGACCTTGGCCCCACTCTGGCTGGCCTTGGCGGGGGATTTCTGGATGGCTCTTGCAGCCTGTCTGCTGGCCCAGAGTGATGGTGGCTGAGTCTGCAGGTCTGGGATCTTGCCCAAAAGCCCCTCTACCCACCCCAAACGTCAGGCCACCTATTTCCCTGTCTTCACCTGCCCCACCCTCTGTCCTcaacccccatcccaccctgctGTTCCCCAAAGATACTGACAAAGCCCTTTTGTAACAATAAAGTTTAATCACAATTATAAAAATGTGGCGTTGGGTTCGCGCTATTAACATATGTACAGTCCAGCCCAACAGGAAGGGCCCGCCCCCCACCATCCGGGCCTGGCGAAGCCGGAGCTTCCAGACACCAGGGTGGGAGGGTGACCCACAGGGTCTGGCAGGAACAAAAGACGAGGCAGGGTTCCAGGCACAGAGTCCCCAGGACTGGGGGCGCAGGGCCCCC from Tursiops truncatus isolate mTurTru1 chromosome 15, mTurTru1.mat.Y, whole genome shotgun sequence includes:
- the HSD3B7 gene encoding 3 beta-hydroxysteroid dehydrogenase type 7 isoform X3, translated to MGREGGGASGRGRCVAGPGACRRRPPVAGLGGLGLWLQCLFPQPGMADSAQAQKLVYLVTGGCGFLGEHVVRMLLQQEPQLRELRIFDLHLGPWLEELKTGPVQVTAIQGDVTQAHEVAAAVAGAHVVIHTAGLVDVFGKTSPETIHEVNVQGTRNVIEACVQTGTRFLVYTSSMEVVGPNIKGQPFYRGNENTPYEAVHRHPYPCSKALAEQLVLEANGRKVTWPGCTCWWPGSSSTELHSWVARCTSAMTTHPTRAMRTSTWSSWAPVDSGWWAPAHCCPTGCCCFWLPSMSCCSGCCGRCCSMRPCSTPTRWLWPTPPSPSAPTRLGAILAMSPCSPGRRAGPAPSAGCRPWRAQPSDGGAGPGGQHGTAIQVQSPQTLVGREGYILEPEEEGSGARLAVLELSTL
- the HSD3B7 gene encoding 3 beta-hydroxysteroid dehydrogenase type 7 isoform X1, translating into MGREGGGASGRGRCVAGPGACRRRPPVAGLGGLGLWLQCLFPQPGMADSAQAQKLVYLVTGGCGFLGEHVVRMLLQQEPQLRELRIFDLHLGPWLEELKTGPVQVTAIQGDVTQAHEVAAAVAGAHVVIHTAGLVDVFGKTSPETIHEVNVQGTRNVIEACVQTGTRFLVYTSSMEVVGPNIKGQPFYRGNENTPYEAVHRHPYPCSKALAEQLVLEANGRKVLGGLPLVTCALRPTGIYGEGHQIMRDFYHQGLRLGGRLFRAIPASVEHGRVYVGNVAWMHVLVARELQHRAALMGGQVYFCYDNSPYKSYEDFNMEFLGPCGLRLVGTRPLLPYWLLLFLAALNVLLQWLLRPLLLYAPLLNPYTLAMANTTFTVSTDKARRHFGYEPLFSWEESRTRTIRWVQAVEGSAQ
- the HSD3B7 gene encoding 3 beta-hydroxysteroid dehydrogenase type 7 isoform X2, which produces MGREGGGASGRGRCVAGPGACRRRPPVAGLGGLGLWLQPGMADSAQAQKLVYLVTGGCGFLGEHVVRMLLQQEPQLRELRIFDLHLGPWLEELKTGPVQVTAIQGDVTQAHEVAAAVAGAHVVIHTAGLVDVFGKTSPETIHEVNVQGTRNVIEACVQTGTRFLVYTSSMEVVGPNIKGQPFYRGNENTPYEAVHRHPYPCSKALAEQLVLEANGRKVLGGLPLVTCALRPTGIYGEGHQIMRDFYHQGLRLGGRLFRAIPASVEHGRVYVGNVAWMHVLVARELQHRAALMGGQVYFCYDNSPYKSYEDFNMEFLGPCGLRLVGTRPLLPYWLLLFLAALNVLLQWLLRPLLLYAPLLNPYTLAMANTTFTVSTDKARRHFGYEPLFSWEESRTRTIRWVQAVEGSAQ
- the HSD3B7 gene encoding 3 beta-hydroxysteroid dehydrogenase type 7 isoform X4, with amino-acid sequence MADSAQAQKLVYLVTGGCGFLGEHVVRMLLQQEPQLRELRIFDLHLGPWLEELKTGPVQVTAIQGDVTQAHEVAAAVAGAHVVIHTAGLVDVFGKTSPETIHEVNVQGTRNVIEACVQTGTRFLVYTSSMEVVGPNIKGQPFYRGNENTPYEAVHRHPYPCSKALAEQLVLEANGRKVLGGLPLVTCALRPTGIYGEGHQIMRDFYHQGLRLGGRLFRAIPASVEHGRVYVGNVAWMHVLVARELQHRAALMGGQVYFCYDNSPYKSYEDFNMEFLGPCGLRLVGTRPLLPYWLLLFLAALNVLLQWLLRPLLLYAPLLNPYTLAMANTTFTVSTDKARRHFGYEPLFSWEESRTRTIRWVQAVEGSAQ